The Hippoglossus stenolepis isolate QCI-W04-F060 chromosome 1, HSTE1.2, whole genome shotgun sequence DNA segment CTGTTTGTGACAATGCAATGTGACAGCAATGGAGACAGTGTGCTGGAGGCCATGTCCTTGATGATGAACTCATCCACTACAATCATAACTCTAACCCCCCCTGCCCCGCCCCCTTCTGCCTCCGAGAGCATACATACATcccgtgtgtgtgcacaaaatactacaaactccccatcaacacacacacacacacacacacacacacacacacacacacacacacacacacacacacacacacacacacacacacacacacaaaacacacacacacgcagacaccaCATCCTCTAGCCCCTGCAGCACTGAGCGACCTACATCTGGTGTTGCAGAGTGCCGGGGTTAAGGTTGGCCCAGGCCAGCCAGCCCCTAGCAGACAGTGCACAGTGTTCCTGTAGCGTGGGACGTGTATGAATGGCGGAGTACACTTGCTATGttctttctgaaaaaaaaaaaatagaaaaaggaaGTAAAAAATAGCCCCAGCTTTGTTGGGTGCACATAATTACTCCCTGTCACATGAACCCACACGTGCAGATCAGCATCAGAGCACTCATTCGTGCACTTAAGAATAGACCCTTATAATCGCTGCTGCACATCAGGTTTGATGACATCTTGTCCCCTGCTCATCCAGCTGCATGCTCTATAAGTTAGTAATGAAGCCACTCAGGCCTCCATGCAGAGACAGTGGACTCTGCTGCTGAGGGGCGCTTGTTAGTCTGATTATATCTGGTTTTAGCTGCACTGCGACATGCAGGCAGGATTTaggaaaactttatttaatgaaaattaaaaagattCCTTAATTTATAGGAATGCAAAAACACGTAATGAGTAAAAGTCCTGCAtattaagtaaaagtacaatcATGTTATCAACTAAATATACTTGACACATGAGAAGTGAAGGTACTTGCTCTGCAGAGGATTTTCCGCTGTGATTGACACCTTGTTATATATGAGGTTATCAGCTATTTTACAACCATAGCTCTAATATTTAACAATGTGCTGTATTTTATAAACTGGCCAGATTATTTTTTGTTGACTGAGACCATTTCACTCACTTAATTCAGGCTGAAAATGGACATTCAGAAATTGTTGTCTGTCACCCACCTCAATTTCTGCCGTCAGAAaggagaaacatttttttattttattttattcattttcaagGATGTGGAGTTTGCGTGTTTTTTTTAGCAATAGAAGAAATGTCCTCACCCTGAAACCCAAAGTGATTTCATGGTCCATTCAGCCGACACTGAAGGTGTTGGTGAGCTCCTCTCCAGCACagagataaaaactgaaatgatatTGTGGtaaagattcttttttttccttaagTAGAAATATATTCACCCTGAAACCAAAAATAATCTTAAACTCCATTGATGAGATGATTACAGTGAACTAGACTATGAAGATGGACATTATGGAAGCTCCCAGAAGTGAGGccaaatcatcttcatcaccccctagtggctggttgcagtataagTCAaaaactccacctcctccatgttagcagatggaccCAACTAAAAAGTCACCAGCCAAACTATAGAAGGAATAGGAGGACATTTCAGTGCCCAGGTAGAGTACCTGAAAACTTTACAGACATGCAGTACTCGAGTAAATGTACTTAACTATTTATTCCCACTAGTGGAAATACTGCCAAGTggagaaaagtaagaaaaccTTCACTTCTTATCAAAACATCCATGTCGCTCTCCAAGTCTAAAGAACCAACACGAACAACATCTACATCATACAAACCTGTGCTGTgcgtcagacacacactgatctgaaTCACACTCAGTAAACAACAAGAGGCTGGCTTGTGAGCGATGTTTGTCACAAATGCAACATCTCagctttctttttgttctttcttttcttttcttttcatcttgtgTGTTACAGGGAAACATTTTTTCCATTCTTCAGCCTTCTTTGTTTCAACAAGGCTGCAATTAGACTCCAGCTTGACGAGAATCCCCCGCCTGCAGAGCACCTCGCTGATCCACCGCTGAAAATCAACATCtctgaatatacagtatatgaaagTCACACTCCAGTGGCACAGACAtacattgattttctttgaataaaacaaaaggaattTGTGTAAATTCATTCTGAGCTACGAACTccaggttttttaaatgaacccGCTGATCATGtctgaagatgaagagaaacagacaaacaaaccatcaGTGAGAGAATTTTTCCTCATTGCACAATCTCCACTGTCATTACAATAATTATCATCCAAAGTGAGACAACGACAATGAGCAGTTTCACTTGACATCAACTGAGCTCAGCAGCGAATGATTCAGTGACCAGAGAAGACGAGTGGCATTACATAGTcctacatgtatatatatatatatatatatagtaataaGTAATTAATTACCCAGCTGTCTACATCCCTCAAAAAACGATTACATAACTCCCCACCAGCTggacaagtacacacacacacactgctttcaATCtactctctactctctctctctctctctcaggtgtcATGTTAACTGAGtgcacaaatattttaaataattgtacCAGTAGAGATTAGTCACTGACAAATTACAAGATGACAGCTTGAGCACAGTTTCAGAAACAGTTCCTAAATAACATAACAGTTCATAAATAACATAAACACATATGAGACAGTTGTTTCATATCTCATCAGACTgtacatgaaaaacatttttgtgtttattctggTGATTAACTTTATTAAAGTGTATATGCATGTAAATATATTCTGTATATGAATAGATACACGTTTATGTtgctatttatatatatatatagcctaCACTTCCCTCCACCGTCCTCTAAATACAAGGAGCTTTCACTGGGTTTGCTTTTACTGTCTCTTAAGACcttgaattttattttacatatgcCAGGTGAGGGCAGAGGTCTCTCAGTATTTGTCCTCCTGCTTCTTGAGCATTTAGATTCTGGTTGTTTAAAAACCAGTGattctcagtgtttctctggcgtctctctctcttatagAGGCTGTGTAAGTGGGCAGTCAGTGGGGAGAAGCTCTCCCAGTGACTCACCTGACAGCCTCTCCTGTCAGAGCCCACTCACAGCCAGATAGAGTGGCCTTGTTGCCACTGCCTGTCTCGTGTGAATGTGCAGATTGTGCAGTTGAAGAGCTCTTCATCTCGGTGCTGTAGCGTTCAGCTTCGTTTTCTTTTCCACTGGCAGAATAAGAAACACACCTCATCCACCAAGAAATAATCTGGGACTGTTGAGATTTATAGAAGGATTTAGGAAGACACACAGAAGCTGAAATGACAACGCTGATtcgttttctttgtcttttgtagCATTTGAAACTCTCAACCTCCAACTACAGCCTTCtgataaaacaaaatgacataGATTTTagacactgcagcagaaaatGAGGACAATCAAAAGCTAATACACAGTTTGGCTTTGTTCCCCAAGTTAAATCTTCAGGAGTATGttctttatcatttttatattagCAAATTTCAAACTTTTTCCATCCACTACATATTTTGACAACTAAAACCACTTGTGACATTACAGATTGATTTTTTCAAAGAGCATTTGTGTAAGAAATTATAATTTGATGATATACAATACTCATGTATTTAAAGACAATATTTTACGTCTTGCATTGCTTTGCTTTATAATTCTTATTAATACTATCATATTTTCAGTACTCTTTGCAGCTCTGATCATATGCACTTTTAAGTttatataaattgtatttattggGGCACTTTTACTTATGATCAtccttttatatatatatatatatacacatatatatatatatacacacacacacactgacattgtGACTTTTAATTAAGGAAAAGATTAATGATGAATCTACACTAAtattatgtaataaaaaaagaagggacatttttctattattttccaCTTCTaccaatttaattaatttttgcTGTTGATATTTTACTTCATCACTGTGCATTAAGCAATAACTCCCTCTTGATCATCTGACAATCGCTCCGGTTTAACCTCCGTGCTGGGAGCCACTGGCTTCGATAGTTTGTTGTATAGCAATAGAAAGTATCTGGCATCACCTAGTGTCAGAAATAGGAATAATATAAGCTAGTATGgtatacataaaaaaatataaccaACACCAACTTCATCTGGAATTTATTAAACAATCCTACTTTGGTCTGACcacattttattgacaaaaaaaaacgttttttttacattttaattaagtgCTAAGCGAACATGAAGTCAGAAATTACAGCATGTACCACTGGCAAagttacacaacacacatggaTCCTGAACACAGTGCAAAAACAAAGTACTTGAGGACACCAGCTTAATAAATGACGAGtgcacaattaaaaaaattgctAATTTTACACTTGCGATAAATGCATCAGAATAAAACTGACGAAATAAAGTGAAATGGCATCAACCAACACATGGTCGCTGTCTCTGTAGTTTCATTCGTCAGCTGACTGATAGTAACACTCACACTGGACAAGAGTATTTAGATCATATAAAAAACGATGACACCGGCCATTTAGTGTTTCCATGCTGTGATTTTCACCACAACTGTGACCGTCTCCACATTCCTGATCGCGTCTGTACACGTCTATTCTATAGACAGATACACACGTACAGCATCGAcacgcactcaaacacacacattctttattCCAAGGGATCGTGAGGCACTACGTACGTTTGTATATCCAGCAAGACAGTTTTTTCCAGCAGTCTGAGTTCAGTGTACCTGCTTGACACCGTGTTAAGTCTAGGTGTAGTAGATGATCTCTGGTATCTGCCCGTCCTCCACTGACGTACCGTTGTTATTCCCAGGTGAGCTAAAAAACAAGAACGTCGTCTTGGTCCCTGTTGCTAATTCCTGGGTCACTTTCTTCAACCCCTTTGTGCCATAATGTGAGTCTGAGCCCTGAGGAGAggaatacaaaaacaaaacaggcccTGGGTTAATCCTATTTATGGTCATGTTTATTCGTTCtatttttgttgacatttttgaaATAGAGCAAGTTCAGACTGACCTTTAAGGTGGCACATGCAGTGTAGCTGACATTGGGAAGGATTTCCACCGGTTCTTTGAACATCACTCTGAATGTGCTCGCTGTGCCGTCACAGCTGAAGCCCGTGTCGTTCTGGCCCAGTGTGATGCGTTTGTCGCTCTCTATGATCTGAAGAACAAGATTAAGTCTTTACTTGATGGAAGTCAAGACATTAAGGAAGAAAATCTACTGCATACAATTCACTGTATATTCCACTATGTCAGTTTTAATTGTTGGTTGAATTAAACCAGCTTTTTGCACAgtgcaatgttaaaaataatgaaaactagattataataattacaataataataataatacatacaatacgaacaaaacaagacaatttaaataagaaagaaaacactttttttattaaacaaataacacccactaaaactgtttaaaatcaggtattatatatatacatgtaggAAAGCTTATTTACAAACCTTTTAATACTAAAACGTTTTTAGTGggtgcagctgaaactatgaggtctgactgtctgcgtgcGAACTTTATGGAAAACAGTGCAACCAAGCATGTagcaaatagtgctgcacacagcacaATGCAGCAAGAGAGCAAAACACCAAGCTAGAGATCTCTCATGTTACtatgagaaatgtaaaaaaagatttgGTTCCTTTTGAAACTGTGGCCGGACAAAGTCGAGTTTGACGGTCCACCACAGTCTGGATAATAATTGGGAAGCACTGACCTATTTAATCCTCACCATAAACACATGGATGATATAAGCTACGTAagtttttaattcatcacaTTTGAGCCGTATTAAGTTACCTGTATGTTGACCTGATAGTCAGTGGGTCCATGTATTGAACCATACAAGCCAAAACCCACTATGGATATTCTTCTGTTAACGTTGAATCTTTatagagagaaagacagagaaaagaaattaGGAAACACAATCAATTTACTCTGATTGATAACTGCCCAAGGATGTTTATGTCATATCACCTGATTCTGTCGCTGGTACCACTGTACCCCCATCGACTCTCAACCTGCTGGAATCTATTAATGCTGCACTCCTCCCCCCTGAGGCAGCAGCGAGGCCTGTCAATGTAGTCGACCCGTGGTTTGGGGTTTactgtaaagtgtaaaaacagatttaccACCTCCCGATCGAACAATATTCCAGACTGGGCAGGCCCTGTTGCACAAGAAAGAATATCAAACTGGTTTCTGTGGTTTGAGTTGTATGGACACAATAGGAACATGACGAATATGTTTATTAATGGCTACAATGGTCTGtgcagtgtttaaaaaaaacaacaacatggcaGTATAGGAAACGCACACACAGTGGGGTCTTAAAGTTTGAGACCACTGGTTTATTTTTGGCTTACCTGCAGCAAACTCCTCAACAGTCATGAGTGGAAAGCGGATGAGAGGAAGGGCTTTCCCCAGAACCTTCTGTTTGTTCTCCGAGGTTGGGGGAAGCTGCTGCCTGTAACACTCAGCCTCTGCCCAACGTACCACCGCCCCAAACAGACGGTTCTCCCTGATGCTGAGAGTGTCTCTTTCTAGCACCGCACACAAGGTGTctacgcacacaaacacacagaatattCATCATTTCACATCCGCATCAGGCTGCAGACAAGGAAATATCAGGTGAGTGAGACTCACGTACCGAGGTCAATGTCTGTGAAGCCCTCGGCGTTTATTGCATCTGCAGTGCTTTTGTCTATGGTGTCCAGGCAGAGACTGGCAAGTTGGGGCTCATCAAATAACCTTGCCTGTAACGAGAGCACAAAAGAAGCCACATtcactaaagctgttttcaacTCATGAAAGGTtttggtccagacattttcccaTATTCCCTAAATCCTTAAAGCTCTGAAATCTTGTTGTCATCTTGTTAAGTTGCCGTCTTCCTCAGCATTTTCTGCATGtgtgacacctctttttcatcctcagatatttgtattctttttttatctttgcctCTATTGTGTGTTAGAAAtttcatcaacatgcccactggCTTATTCTCAGATGGGCTCAcgctgacattttctggacatttcactcgggggctggcaggaaaggttccagaaaatgtccagggCAACTGACTCAGGCATTTTCATTCTTACATAAAGCCTCTgtggaacatttcaggaaaatgtgcaaacttcagcgcatgtctgaaagcagctttaatatCCATTAATCAATTCTGGTCATTAACTTTATATTGTATGTACCCCAGAGGAGAACTACTGCATTTTCAAAAGGGAATTTGGGaattttgtgacatttaaagtgataaaataaaaggtgcaCTTCAAGCTGTTTACTGCCAATGTGAAGTATGTAGATGGGACAATAACCTGAGTGAGGAGCATGAACGCATTGTCGGCTCTGAGGTGCTTGGTGAGGAACTCCACGCAGTGACCCTCCAGAGCGGGAACTGCATACTTCTTAGCCGTATACAGAGTCGTCATCACAGTCTCTGGACCGATGTGGACCTCGTCAGAATACAGGAACCTGTGCAGATGAAACATTTGTATCTGCAGtataaaatctgaaatcttAGGCCACCACATTTGAGGCTGACAGAGGATTTGACGGGAAATGAATCTAACATATGTAGCTGGTGTCAAAATACAGCTGATTTGTAATGAAGAGAAGGTGACACCTCGAAAGGGTGTAACTGTTGCATTCTTATCTCTACCAAGGagattggtttgtttgtgtatttgtcagcaagattacacaaaaactactggacaagTTTTGaagaaacttggtgaaaggagGCGGTGCGGGTCAGGAAAGAAGCCTTGAAATGTTTGTCCAGATCCAGGGATTTTCatcacattctttaacattgtgatttattgtttagcttttttttataatacTGGATCTtggtaataataaaaaaaaaaaaaaatcaggtgtGGCAATAACTGCAGCTTGTTTCAatttaaggggaatgttgggccttggtgaagtTATGACTCATTCTAATTCTCTGCAACTTCAAATTTCTTTTGGGCCCACATACCATGTGGAATGATGACATTTGGGTGGTTCAAtgctgtttgccagatctgggccacaagttaGTCATCGCATTAGTCACTATTAACTACCTGAGCgactttaggttcacatccagattgCACCTCGTCGTGAGGACCCCATGTTTGTTTCGGGGATGTTTGGGCCACTTCTGCTATTTAACAAGTGGGTCACTTTAGGCCCACATCCATTTAATTTGAGCCACAAGATTACCTTAGGTGccgcatcattgcctgaagtggcccacacaAATTCCATTGTAACACATGCTCAATCATTTTGCACCAAAAGCTACCTCCACACTGTGTGTCTCTAGTGGTCTGGTGGTTATTATATTACAGTGACCCAGTGTTAAGATAGTGATGGAGCTCCGGTTTGTTTATCTCCAGTGTCCAGAGCAATAACTACATCCCACCCTCCTTCAAATGGAGCTTCAGGTGAAAGTTTCCCTCAGTGACCACCTGTCCCACCTGAGCAGGGCGAGGAAGGCTGCGGGCTCCACATCAGGCAGCTCGATCTCAGCCGAGGTGGTGGCCATGCCTCCGTTGAACATGGCATCGAACACGGCACTGCCGGCGGCCAGGACGAACTTGTGGGCCGGTATCCTCTGGGCCTGCCTGCCCTTCCCCACGATGAACCTGACGTCGCTGAGCAGCTCGTTGTTGAACAGGAAGGCGAAGCGCTCCTTCAGGGAGCTCTTGGTCGCCTGCCAGTTGTACACGGGCTCCCGGTGCAGGCCGAGCGTCGGCGGGGAGGCGGACGGAGCGGGACCGGAGGCCGGCATGTTGGAGATCCCCGCAGCGGCTCCAGAATGAGCCGAGTTGGACGCTCCCTCCTGCCCGTCATGGTTAGACGCCAAGCCGCCGCTGCTCCCGCTCCCGGTCGCCATGACAGCTCCCTTGTGTTAGTTTAGTTCGTGAATCTCCCTCCAGGATGCTCAGTTAGTGATGCACGACCAAACACCGTCAGAAGCATGcgtgttgttatttatttacgTCGCATCCATTCCCGCGGACGCCATCgctcctgcagctccctgcTAGCTACGTCTCTCCGGAAGTGACGCTACGCACACTTCCGCCAAAACAGTCTCTCCCTCCATTAATCTTTATTGCGGAATTAAaaattgagaaaacaaacaagttgacaaaaaaaagaaacaaaagataaaCAATACGGAAAATAAGTGTTTTTTCAATTCAAtccataatttattttattgtgtttattattatgtattactGTGTGATGTGCCATTTCCAACGAATACACAGTAAAGTGAGGTTTATGATTagtacattattttattaatgatgAATACGTTTCGTGTTTCAAATAGTCTACATAACCTTGTAAAATGcacattatttcttttgttaatttaaaaaaagaacatgttaTTTTCCAGTTGACACCTAGAGgtcactgcctgtgtgtgtctgtgtgtgtgtgtctactctTTTACCTTGTCCGGACCAGTAAACCTAATGgtgaccaaagcctggtcctgaGCAGGAGCTTGATATCTGAGATCTTTGTTAACGTTAGTTGTTAGACATAATagtggttagggttaggtatgaATTGATTAGGGTTAAGTCTGGGTACAAGGTTTTGGTTAGGATGTCCACAATAAAAGGAAGacaatgcaaagtcctaataaggatgatatgtttgtgtgtgtatgagagagagagagagagagtagagtgTAGGTAGGAGACAGAGAAgtggtgagagagtgagagagtcagagagagtcagagagagagcgTTTGTATAGTAGAGTAGAGGCAGAGAAGTGGTTCAGAACATATTCTCTCACTCTGCGGCTAAACATGCTTTGGacgttttttacatttacaccatctgagcttttcctctttctttgaAACATGACTTAACACCAAagtttgctttttttgtgaattactttttttattcaattgtaAATTCTCGGATAACACAAATCTCTGGAAGCTGTTCTGCCATGAGTGCGTCTGCAGGGACGGGGGTGTTCGCCCTCTCCTTGATGTCCATTCCCACCTGCTATTTGTTCAACTCCTTCATTTACAGCAACGGGTGAGTGACAGCAGACCTGCTTCTTTATTAAAGTCTATCATTTGAAAACCATTTGTCAGATATTTAGGAAtattcttaaaatatcttttttttttactttgcttttaGTGCTGATGCTTTCTTCTTCGCTGGGTGTACCACAGTCCTCATCCTGGCAATTTCAGCTCATTTTATGATCATGAAGAAGGCTCCCACAGATCCTCTTTTCTATGGTATGAATCACCAAGTGCATGTTTCttgttgcatttttaatttgtacAGAGGAATATTACTTTTATACCAAGTCATGAGATACAAATCATGAGGTTCTGTTGGACTTTTGAATCAAAAGCTGCATATTTATGGTGTTTAGAAGTTTTGTTGTGGTGTGAGCTGTTTTAAAACCCTGAGCTATTAAGGTGATACACAGCGCATTGTGTTTGCATGGTGTCCATGTCAGATAGAAATTTGCCCCTCCCAGGATTAAGAGTCGGCAGCTGTGTTTACTCCAAATTGTCTCACAATCAAAGTGAATGAAAgcacatgcatgtgtctgtgcagtgtaCGCTGTGTATGCATCCCTCAGTGTGGTGAATCTGATCATTGGGCTGGAGCAGGACAACATCATTGATGGATTTGTGACGTTTTACCTCAAAGAGGCAAGTTGTTGtgccacgtgtgtgtgtgtgtgtgtgtgtgtgtgtgtgtgtgtgtgtgtgtgtgtgtgtgtgtgtgtgtgtgtgtgtgtgtgtcctgtgtgtgtgtgtgtgtcctgtgtgtgtgtttgtctctccaCACATTCTCACTGATAAATCTGCCctgtgtttcaggcagatccACATATTAACACAGCGCATGGGCACATGATCTCCTATTGGGACGGCTGTGTGCACTATCTCATATATCTGCTCATGATTGCTGCCATTGCTTGGGGGTGAGTGTGCTGCATTGTTCACAGGGATGTTTACCACAGCTGCATCACTAAATATGGGAAAATGTTCCCTTATACTATACTGACATCTATACCATagtttttgtatgtgttgtaaagttttttttatttgtttgtatactGAAAATAAAGCTTATAGAATCTATTACTTAATCCATCTATCTGCGAGTCTTTGGAGGTATAGTGTGTTCATCTGGCTTTGACAATGTTTGCACAGGGACAGTTACCGAGCCATTGGACTCTACTGGGTGGGATCTTTTCTCATGCGTGCCATAGTTTACATTCTTGGGAATGCTGTGGGTAAGTAGACTCAAAATAATGTGATGCTGTACATGGCTCATGTAAGGTAGCCCATGCAACTCCTTGCACACTCCCACTGAGAATACTACAATGGTCCaagcttttcctttttgtagAACTGAAACAGATGCACATTTTACTGTCGGCATTACATTAAGTGGTTTTTGGTCTGTGTTTTCCCACAATGACACATAACCTGCCTCTGTCCTTTCCCAGGGAAATACGAGACCCATGTTGgtcctctgttcctcctccacaTGTTGTACATCTCAGTGTCCGTCTGGGCCTGTTTGCGTGTCTTCAGCCAGCCCTCCATCCAGGACGTTCAGACAACAGTAAGTCATGATCCGAACTCACAGTTtttatcagtcccctaaatattcctttttttttttcatcaagatgaATTACTCTTTGAGATATCAAGAATAAAATCGcactatcttgcaatgttaaagaaagagggaaataaTTCCTGGAACGGCCCCCTGATTCGGATCCACAAcaaaattgaattattattatcctGTGGGTCATCCCCCCATCCCTCAACAAAATTTTATGGAAATCGCTTTTGTAgattttacataatcctgctaagaACAAAACCTGCAAGTTCATCTCCAGGCGTAATGATTTTGTCCTATGTTCAGCCAGACTGAATGTGATAGAGAGCTTTCTGCTTTCTTTCGTACAGAACATACAGGAGGCACAAAGTAAAGGTTTACTCCACAGACCTCTGGACTTCCTCTTCATTATCTACCTCATCCCTGCCGGGGCTTTCTGCGTCTTCAGAGGCCTGGTGAGAAAACACCAAGACGATCAACTGCCCACTCCACAAAACATATAGACTGCCTCTATACTTCAGACTGTCTGTATTCTAGGTCGCTCTGGACTGTTCCAGCAAATGTTGTCGAGACTACACTCAACTGTATGAACCTTACTTGAAAGACCCTTCAGCTTATCCTAAAATCCAGGTAACTCAGTCACACTAAAGTGGCCAAAAAATCATCCTGATAACACAAATCTCTGAAACTTTGAACCGTATCCGTGTTTATCAGATGCTGGTGAGCTTGCTGTACTCTGGTCCGTACTACATCATCACTCTCTACGGGCTGTTGGTCCCAGGATGTGAGTGGATGCCAGACCTGACTCTCGTCCACTCCGGAGCACTGGCACAGGTACAttctatttcttttaaatgaagaaataattgCTCGGGTCAGTTTTCCAGACCtcgttgtgttttttgtcatgTAAAGCCACGCAAAGGCCTTCAGTACAGATGGTTTTAGTGCAAAATATTTTCTCTTCCCATATGAAGTTATCATTCCTTAGGTAGACCAGGCAAATCTAGGCTGCTCCCAAACTTTCTCCTTCTGGTTTTAGGTCGGTCTTTGTTTATGTTCTTCTATGTCGTCAAACACCAGTTTCTCCATGAGCAGA contains these protein-coding regions:
- the LOC118112263 gene encoding BTB/POZ domain-containing protein 1 isoform X2; this translates as MATGSGSSGGLASNHDGQEGASNSAHSGAAAGISNMPASGPAPSASPPTLGLHREPVYNWQATKSSLKERFAFLFNNELLSDVRFIVGKGRQAQRIPAHKFVLAAGSAVFDAMFNGGMATTSAEIELPDVEPAAFLALLRFLYSDEVHIGPETVMTTLYTAKKYAVPALEGHCVEFLTKHLRADNAFMLLTQARLFDEPQLASLCLDTIDKSTADAINAEGFTDIDLDTLCAVLERDTLSIRENRLFGAVVRWAEAECYRQQLPPTSENKQKVLGKALPLIRFPLMTVEEFAAVNPKPRVDYIDRPRCCLRGEECSINRFQQVESRWGYSGTSDRIRFNVNRRISIVGFGLYGSIHGPTDYQVNIQIIESDKRITLGQNDTGFSCDGTASTFRVMFKEPVEILPNVSYTACATLKGSDSHYGTKGLKKVTQELATGTKTTFLFFSSPGNNNGTSVEDGQIPEIIYYT
- the LOC118110175 gene encoding transmembrane 6 superfamily member 1 produces the protein MSASAGTGVFALSLMSIPTCYLFNSFIYSNGADAFFFAGCTTVLILAISAHFMIMKKAPTDPLFYVYAVYASLSVVNLIIGLEQDNIIDGFVTFYLKEADPHINTAHGHMISYWDGCVHYLIYLLMIAAIAWGDSYRAIGLYWVGSFLMRAIVYILGNAVGKYETHVGPLFLLHMLYISVSVWACLRVFSQPSIQDVQTTNIQEAQSKGLLHRPLDFLFIIYLIPAGAFCVFRGLVALDCSSKCCRDYTQLYEPYLKDPSAYPKIQMLVSLLYSGPYYIITLYGLLVPGCEWMPDLTLVHSGALAQAQFSHIGASLHTRTPFSYRVPADSQMLFLLINVLYAVVPQALCYRCCTRPDFFLRPTPEKKSD
- the LOC118112263 gene encoding BTB/POZ domain-containing protein 1 isoform X1, producing the protein MATGSGSSGGLASNHDGQEGASNSAHSGAAAGISNMPASGPAPSASPPTLGLHREPVYNWQATKSSLKERFAFLFNNELLSDVRFIVGKGRQAQRIPAHKFVLAAGSAVFDAMFNGGMATTSAEIELPDVEPAAFLALLRFLYSDEVHIGPETVMTTLYTAKKYAVPALEGHCVEFLTKHLRADNAFMLLTQARLFDEPQLASLCLDTIDKSTADAINAEGFTDIDLDTLCAVLERDTLSIRENRLFGAVVRWAEAECYRQQLPPTSENKQKVLGKALPLIRFPLMTVEEFAAGPAQSGILFDREVVNLFLHFTVNPKPRVDYIDRPRCCLRGEECSINRFQQVESRWGYSGTSDRIRFNVNRRISIVGFGLYGSIHGPTDYQVNIQIIESDKRITLGQNDTGFSCDGTASTFRVMFKEPVEILPNVSYTACATLKGSDSHYGTKGLKKVTQELATGTKTTFLFFSSPGNNNGTSVEDGQIPEIIYYT